From the Microbacterium thalassium genome, one window contains:
- a CDS encoding MFS transporter: MVGTSLESFDFYVFAYFSAYFVGPLFFEPLGEVGGTLLAFSTIALAFVVRPIGAVLFGHMGDRLGRRTTLLWTIAIMGIATGLIGLLPTYAQAGWLGAVLLVALRIVQGLSLGGEWGGSILIATEHSGPVKRAFYAAIPQLGSPVGSILSATLFIVMTLWLPAAELAAWGWRIPFLLALPLLAVSLYLRWSITETPVFESVVAERRRDRIPFLALFHERPVTVAVAIGAALLGIGSYSLMNTYTVNYGVSQLGFSFQDLLVATTIGGLLQLITVPLFGAWATRIGSARVVLWGALGTLLIAFPMYFLLQFATFPILVGTMIVGGILPTMSWAALGGLMNDLFPDHVRYSALSISYAVAATVSGFVPLVTALLGTATGFAWWHPGIVLAILSGITLVASWAAARLAAATVSPEPENEREPAAA, translated from the coding sequence ATGGTCGGGACGTCGCTGGAGTCCTTCGACTTCTACGTCTTCGCCTACTTCTCGGCCTACTTCGTCGGCCCGCTCTTCTTCGAGCCGCTGGGCGAGGTCGGCGGCACGCTGCTGGCGTTCTCGACCATCGCGCTCGCGTTCGTCGTCCGCCCCATCGGCGCCGTGCTGTTCGGCCACATGGGCGACCGACTCGGCCGCCGCACGACGCTGCTGTGGACGATCGCGATCATGGGCATCGCGACCGGGCTCATCGGACTCCTGCCCACCTACGCGCAGGCCGGCTGGCTCGGAGCCGTTCTGCTGGTGGCGCTGCGCATCGTCCAGGGCCTGTCGCTCGGGGGCGAGTGGGGCGGGTCGATCCTGATCGCGACCGAGCACTCGGGGCCGGTCAAGCGCGCGTTCTACGCCGCGATCCCGCAGCTCGGCTCCCCCGTCGGCTCGATCCTGTCGGCGACGCTGTTCATCGTCATGACCCTCTGGCTCCCGGCCGCGGAGCTCGCGGCGTGGGGCTGGCGCATCCCGTTCCTGCTGGCGCTGCCCCTGCTCGCGGTCTCGCTGTACCTGCGCTGGTCGATCACCGAGACGCCCGTGTTCGAGTCGGTCGTCGCCGAGCGCCGCCGCGACCGCATCCCGTTCCTCGCACTGTTCCACGAGCGTCCCGTCACGGTGGCCGTGGCGATCGGCGCGGCCCTGCTCGGGATCGGGTCGTACTCCCTGATGAACACGTACACGGTCAACTACGGCGTCTCGCAGCTCGGCTTCAGCTTCCAGGACCTGCTGGTGGCCACCACGATCGGGGGGCTCCTCCAGCTGATCACGGTGCCGCTGTTCGGGGCGTGGGCCACGCGCATCGGCTCGGCGCGCGTCGTGCTGTGGGGCGCGCTCGGAACCCTCCTGATCGCGTTCCCGATGTACTTCCTGCTGCAGTTCGCCACGTTCCCGATCCTGGTCGGCACGATGATCGTCGGCGGCATCCTCCCGACGATGTCGTGGGCGGCCCTCGGCGGCCTCATGAACGACCTGTTCCCCGACCACGTGCGCTACTCGGCCCTGTCGATCTCGTACGCGGTCGCCGCGACGGTCAGCGGCTTCGTGCCCCTCGTCACGGCGCTCCTGGGCACGGCGACCGGCTTCGCGTGGTGGCACCCGGGCATCGTGCTGGCGATCCTGTCGGGCATCACGCTGGTCGCCTCGTGGGCCGCGGCGCGCCTGGCGGCGGCGACGGTGTCCCCGGAGCCCGAGAACGAGCGCGAACCCGCCGCCGCGTAG
- the ileS gene encoding isoleucine--tRNA ligase, whose product MTYPRPTAGASFGAAAVVPSPRFPQIERETLSFWKDDDTFQASIDNRDGADEWVFYDGPPFANGLPHYGHLLTGYAKDVFPRFQTMRGRKVDRVFGWDTHGLPAELEAMKQLGITEKGEIEQMGLSAFNAKARESVLAYTREWVEYVTRQARWVDFDNGYKTLDLGYMESVLWAFKTLWDKDLAYEGHRVLPYCWRDETPLSTHELRMDDDVYKMRQDPSVTVTFPLVGAKAEALGLTGVRALAWTTTPWTLPTNLALAVGPDIRYVVVPGGPAGAADVHHAPDGTSDDPVEAASHRYLLAEDLLAGYAKDLGYASADEAREAVEHTVLGAELADVSYDRLFDYYADAETWGTHDAWRILVDDYVSTGDGTGIVHQAPAYGEDDKRLSDAAGIPTILSLDEGGRFLPQVADVAGQLWMDANTPLVRLLRQNGRLLRLASYEHSYPHCWRCRNPLIYKAVSSWFIRVTDIKDRMLANNEQITWVPDNVKHGQFGKWLEGARDWSISRNRYWGSPIPVWKSDDPEFPRVDAYGSLEDLERDFGTLPRNEQGEVDLHRPYIDELTRPNPDDPSGNSTMRRIEDVFDVWFDSGSMPYAQVHYPFENQEWFDEHAPADFIVEYIGQTRGWFYVMHVLSTALFDRPAFTGVSCHGIVLGSDGQKMSKSLQNYPDVTEVFDRDGSDAMRWFLMSSSVLRGGNLIVTEEGIRAGVREFMLPLWNAWYFFATYANAAGGPAGADYEATWRTDSTDVLDRYILALTGDLVRDVAVDLEGLDSTSAAEKLRDFAEALTNWYIRRSRDRFWVGVNEADAASTEAFDTLYTVLETLCRVAAPLIPLVSERVWQGLTGGRSVHLADWPDADVFPAAADIRVAMDAVREVSSVANALRKKEGKRVRLPLARLTVVLPEAASLAQFDDIVRDELNVKAVELVELGETTAAEYGITHRLSVNARAAGPRLGKQVQQVIRAAKEGDWSEDAGVVTAGGIALEPAEYELALETSGRPEGEALALLPAGGFVLLDTATTPELEAEGLARDVIRAVQDTRKGAGFDVSDRIRLSLTFSDAADAAAVASAFEAADVAGETLAREFCVQGPLGVLLGADVDGAEHTAVVAKGTYANAGDVTVAVARIEVGA is encoded by the coding sequence ATGACCTATCCCCGCCCCACCGCCGGAGCCTCCTTCGGCGCGGCCGCCGTCGTTCCGAGCCCGCGCTTCCCCCAGATCGAGCGCGAGACGCTGTCGTTCTGGAAGGACGACGACACCTTCCAGGCGTCGATCGACAACCGCGACGGCGCCGACGAGTGGGTCTTCTACGACGGCCCCCCGTTCGCCAACGGACTGCCCCACTACGGCCACCTGCTGACCGGCTACGCCAAGGACGTCTTTCCGCGCTTCCAGACGATGCGCGGCAGGAAGGTCGACCGCGTGTTCGGCTGGGATACGCACGGCCTGCCCGCCGAACTCGAGGCGATGAAGCAGCTCGGCATCACCGAGAAGGGCGAGATCGAGCAGATGGGCCTGTCGGCGTTCAACGCCAAGGCCCGCGAGTCGGTGCTCGCCTACACGCGCGAGTGGGTCGAGTACGTCACGCGTCAGGCGCGGTGGGTCGATTTCGACAACGGCTACAAGACCCTCGACCTCGGCTACATGGAGTCGGTCCTGTGGGCGTTCAAGACCCTGTGGGACAAGGACCTCGCCTACGAGGGCCACCGCGTCCTGCCGTACTGCTGGCGCGACGAGACGCCGCTGTCCACGCACGAGCTGCGGATGGACGACGACGTCTACAAGATGCGCCAGGACCCGTCGGTCACGGTCACCTTCCCGCTCGTCGGCGCCAAGGCCGAGGCGCTCGGCCTGACGGGCGTGCGCGCCCTCGCGTGGACGACGACCCCGTGGACGCTGCCGACGAACCTCGCCCTCGCGGTCGGCCCCGACATCCGCTACGTCGTGGTCCCCGGCGGTCCCGCGGGCGCCGCCGACGTCCACCACGCCCCCGACGGCACGTCGGACGACCCGGTCGAGGCGGCATCGCACCGCTACCTGCTCGCCGAGGACCTGCTCGCCGGCTACGCCAAGGATCTCGGCTACGCCTCGGCCGACGAGGCGCGCGAGGCCGTCGAGCACACGGTGCTGGGCGCCGAGCTCGCCGACGTCTCCTACGACCGCCTCTTCGACTACTACGCGGATGCCGAGACGTGGGGCACGCACGACGCGTGGCGGATCCTCGTCGACGACTACGTCTCGACCGGCGACGGCACGGGCATCGTCCACCAGGCTCCCGCCTACGGTGAGGACGACAAGCGCCTGAGCGATGCCGCCGGCATCCCGACGATCCTCTCGCTCGACGAAGGCGGCCGGTTCCTGCCGCAGGTCGCCGATGTCGCCGGGCAGCTGTGGATGGACGCCAACACGCCCCTCGTGCGGCTGCTGCGCCAGAACGGGCGCCTGCTGCGCCTGGCCAGCTACGAGCACTCGTACCCGCACTGCTGGCGCTGCCGGAACCCGCTCATCTACAAGGCCGTCTCGAGCTGGTTCATCCGGGTGACCGACATCAAGGACCGGATGCTCGCGAACAACGAGCAGATCACGTGGGTGCCCGACAACGTCAAGCACGGGCAGTTCGGCAAGTGGCTCGAGGGCGCCCGCGACTGGTCGATCAGCCGCAACCGCTACTGGGGGTCGCCGATCCCGGTGTGGAAGAGCGACGACCCCGAGTTCCCCCGCGTCGACGCGTACGGCTCGCTCGAGGACCTCGAGCGGGACTTCGGCACGCTGCCGCGCAACGAGCAGGGCGAGGTCGACCTGCACCGCCCGTACATCGACGAGCTCACGCGACCGAACCCCGACGACCCGAGCGGGAACAGCACCATGCGCCGCATCGAGGACGTCTTCGACGTGTGGTTCGACTCGGGCTCGATGCCCTACGCCCAGGTGCACTACCCGTTCGAGAACCAGGAATGGTTCGACGAGCACGCTCCGGCGGACTTCATCGTCGAGTACATCGGTCAGACGCGCGGCTGGTTCTACGTCATGCACGTGCTCTCGACGGCGCTGTTCGACCGCCCGGCGTTCACCGGCGTGTCGTGCCACGGCATCGTGCTCGGCAGCGACGGGCAGAAGATGTCGAAGTCGCTGCAGAACTACCCGGACGTCACCGAGGTGTTCGACCGCGACGGCTCCGACGCGATGCGCTGGTTCCTCATGTCGAGCTCGGTGCTGCGCGGCGGGAACCTCATCGTGACCGAAGAGGGGATCCGCGCGGGCGTTCGCGAGTTCATGCTGCCGCTGTGGAACGCGTGGTACTTCTTCGCCACGTACGCCAACGCGGCCGGCGGTCCCGCGGGTGCCGACTACGAGGCGACGTGGCGCACCGACTCCACGGACGTGCTCGACCGCTACATCCTCGCTCTCACCGGCGACCTCGTCCGCGACGTCGCCGTCGACCTCGAAGGCCTGGACTCGACGTCCGCGGCCGAGAAGCTGCGCGACTTCGCCGAGGCGCTCACGAACTGGTACATCCGGCGTTCTCGCGACCGGTTCTGGGTGGGCGTGAACGAGGCGGATGCGGCCTCCACCGAGGCCTTCGACACGCTCTACACGGTCCTCGAGACGCTGTGCCGCGTGGCGGCGCCGCTCATCCCGCTGGTCTCCGAGCGGGTGTGGCAGGGCCTGACGGGCGGCCGCAGCGTGCACCTGGCCGACTGGCCCGACGCCGACGTCTTCCCGGCCGCCGCCGACATCCGCGTGGCGATGGACGCCGTCCGCGAGGTGTCGTCGGTCGCCAACGCGCTGCGCAAGAAGGAGGGCAAGCGCGTGCGGCTGCCGCTGGCGCGCCTCACGGTCGTGCTGCCGGAGGCCGCCTCGCTCGCGCAGTTCGACGACATCGTCCGAGACGAACTCAACGTCAAGGCGGTCGAGCTGGTGGAGCTGGGCGAGACCACGGCGGCCGAGTACGGCATCACGCACCGCCTGTCGGTCAACGCGCGCGCGGCGGGGCCCCGCCTGGGCAAGCAGGTGCAGCAGGTGATCCGCGCCGCCAAGGAGGGCGACTGGAGCGAGGACGCCGGCGTCGTCACCGCCGGAGGCATCGCGCTCGAGCCCGCGGAGTACGAGCTCGCGCTGGAGACGTCCGGTCGCCCCGAGGGCGAGGCGCTGGCGCTGCTCCCCGCGGGCGGATTCGTGCTGCTGGACACCGCCACGACGCCGGAGCTGGAAGCCGAGGGGCTCGCGCGCGATGTCATCCGCGCCGTGCAGGACACCCGCAAGGGCGCCGGCTTCGACGTGAGCGACCGCATCCGCCTCTCACTGACGTTCTCGGACGCCGCCGACGCGGCCGCCGTGGCGTCGGCGTTCGAGGCCGCCGACGTGGCGGGCGAGACGCTCGCCCGCGAGTTCTGCGTCCAGGGACCGCTCGGCGTGCTCCTCGGCGCCGACGTCGACGGCGCCGAGCACACCGCGGTCGTCGCCAAGGGCACGTACGCCAACGCCGGCGACGTCACCGTCGCCGTCGCCCGGATCGAGGTGGGCGCATGA
- a CDS encoding pentapeptide repeat-containing protein, whose translation MARANPSPAPPRVSPPDLPSVLDAGEAPTAGADAQDVRWTGPADVIEAPRATIEACVFDEVSADELVLTDATLIDVDLRAVRMPAVRARGARWRRVRVEGGRIGTLDLSDAELDEVELRGVRIDYLSLAGARVEDLVIADCTIGALDLPAARLTRVAFASTRADEVDTRDLRSTDLDLRGLEALAYLDVTGLRAATMSGDQVERIAAALAAGLGIRIQD comes from the coding sequence ATGGCCCGCGCGAACCCGTCCCCGGCGCCGCCCCGCGTGTCGCCGCCCGATCTGCCGTCGGTGCTCGACGCGGGCGAGGCCCCGACCGCGGGGGCGGATGCGCAGGACGTCCGCTGGACCGGGCCGGCGGACGTGATCGAGGCACCCCGCGCCACGATCGAGGCGTGCGTGTTCGACGAGGTGAGCGCCGACGAGCTCGTGCTGACGGACGCGACGCTCATCGACGTCGACCTGCGAGCCGTCCGGATGCCGGCCGTGCGTGCTCGCGGCGCCCGGTGGCGGCGCGTGCGCGTCGAGGGCGGCCGGATCGGCACCCTCGACCTCTCCGACGCCGAGCTGGACGAGGTCGAGCTGCGCGGCGTCCGCATCGACTACCTCTCGCTCGCGGGCGCCCGCGTCGAGGACCTCGTCATCGCGGACTGCACGATCGGCGCGCTCGACCTGCCCGCGGCACGGCTCACGCGCGTCGCCTTCGCGTCGACGCGCGCCGACGAGGTCGACACCCGCGACCTGCGCAGCACGGATCTCGATCTGCGCGGCCTCGAGGCGCTCGCGTACCTCGATGTGACGGGGCTGCGCGCCGCGACGATGTCTGGCGACCAGGTCGAGCGGATCGCGGCGGCCCTGGCCGCGGGGCTCGGCATCCGCATCCAGGACTGA